Genomic window (Helicoverpa zea isolate HzStark_Cry1AcR chromosome 9, ilHelZeax1.1, whole genome shotgun sequence):
CTAAAAGTGTTTTCCTTAGTTTTAACTacttacattagcattaaaatgtAAGATTGGTGTAAACAGCATGCAAATGAAACACTTCCGAACGGATGTTACGAAATTCATTTAGGTTAGTTATAAGTTAGGTTTATAGTGATCAACAATACGTGAATTGTGAATAATAAGCACCACCTGCAGGGGGCTCCATCCCGAGCCCAGCTGCGACTGTCGCCCGTTGGGGTTGTGCTGCGAGCCGCCCGACATGCTGCGCGCCGCTCTCGCCCCACTGTTTACTACACGTAGTCACACCAGTCCGACAAACAAACACTCCCTCAGTCCACCATAATGATGCCGGCAAGTTTCAAGCCTTCGCCCGCGTAACTGCGCTCCCTTACGACGTGTACAGATACTTCTGAAACGTTTTCATCAGCGCACATTAAATTTTCAACTATCCATAGCGTGCCACATGTACTCCGGCCGCAAAACAACTCACTTCCACCGGTAGCAAACACTTATTCCAAAGAAAACTAAGATTATTTAGTGCATGGTATGGTGTTCACGAATTTGATGCTCACTTCGCGTGACATTTTGAACGCATTTAGGTTTTGAAATTAAGCACTTCTAGCACAAGTTGTAGTTTGAATTCGGTTGCCGAATGACTGGACACTGTATCTTACCgaataaaactttatatttcGCCGATAATTATCACAGAAAACGTTAAAATCCTCAAAGTATTCAGAATCGCCTTCACAATGGTGGCCGATTAGGTTTTTGAAAGCACATACAACGCCATCTTCTGGCAAAACTTCAAAAAGAAGTCGGTAAAACAGCAGAACGGAAGCATGTTTTCTTTTGTCTTTGGTCAGCAAAAGAAGCCGCGTGCTGGGAAAAAAAACCTTGCAGTTAAAATGTTATTAGAATTGCAAATCATATCCAAATAATTGAACCAGGTGTACCTGGATACAACAATACGGTATTTTACAAgtcatttacataaaaagtgtATAAATTGATCGCATTTTCCGTCTTATTGGAACAGGTATGGTATTTTTTCATGTGGGCAACATTGAAGCGCAGCGTTGCTATAGCAAcgattgttttgttttcgtcGGGTTGACTATCAAGTTTATCGTGCTATATTTTCCGTTTGTAAGAATTAAGTTCAATGAAAGATAGTGATATCACAAAGTTTTTAGTATCATTTACGGGTCAAATTGAATATGTTACCTTTCCTGGTGGCATATTTGATGACCAACTCTATGTACAGTTTGAAACCGTTTGGGGTCCCGACTGGGAACCTGTTTCGGGTCTTATATCGGGGACGAGTCAAATGGCGCGCTCTGGGGTTGATCCCGAGCGCGTAGTCTTAAATTTACCTCTGGATATGGTATTCAGTAGTACTAATGTATCAGGCtgtaagtatacctacctacttagtaGGTACAAATTCTACCTAAGCGCGATATGATATAGCGATAACGTTGTTTGTTCTGAATCATTGAAGATTATGAACTGTAAAGGCATGATTTTATTGTTACTATTTAACAGGGCCGCAGTTAATAGTAACAGTGAGAGCTCAGAACACCATCAGCGGCGATGCGTTAAGAGGCTACTCCTTATTCCTAATGCCGCCTACCACTGGCCAGAGCTTGACCTCGGCGCCTCTCGTGAGACCCCAAGCCGCAACATTGCTTGGCGATTGGTTGGCATGGATAACTGGTCGATACCCTGAGTTGGCTGACCCTAAAATGCTTGCTAGTGGGAAGGATAACTATCGTAAGGGTtgtctttgtttttttatttcaaaatctgTCATATTTTACTGGGAAAATAagaataagtaaaataatttatgtcatAAACGTCTTTATCTATCTAAGTTATTGATTCAGACTGGCCTTCAGTATaacaagttttttgttttttcagtGCTGAGAACGGAGTCATGTGGAACAGTGACAGTATCCTTGTCTATGGTCTCGAAGGATCTTCGGAAACTAGGTTATGATAACCAGCCACCAGCTTGCAAAACTGTTTCTGATCATGCATGAGGGCTTATATGTAATTGCTATTAagtatacaaatatattttcatctTCTTTTCATTATGTATCATCGTTTAGAATTCACGTTACCTGTTTTAGTTTTACCTATTACTTTTGATTGTAGAGAAATAATTTGACATACCTATGAACTTGCTGTAATTAAAATGTTAGGTATCTGTAAGCCTTGTTAATTAATTTGGCAGGACCTTGGCAAGGTGGCGATAAAATTCCGTCTGCTACTCTCTTTTGCTATATTAAATTAGCTTTAGCTATTTtgctcctttatttatttactatttatataTTGTTTCCTCCTATGCTCGACCACAAACTCCTTGCAATTACTTACATGATTAAATTCAATCTGAAATAAgccaataaatacataaaatataactttagcATAAGCTGATTTATTAATACAGATGTGTAGtaattatagaaatattttctGAATCGTTGCATTTAATTCATCATCTATCTAACTGCGTAAAACcgcttttgtaaaaaaatacgcaTGGGTTACGTTTAGCATTATATAGGCAAAAAATGTCATTTATCATGGTATGTCACTCTTGGAGAGTCTGATGCGCAGTGGATGGATGGAATACAAATGAAACTTGggcagaatatatttttattgtttagattTACAATATAATTAGAACAATCACACGTTGTGTAGGTTTGAGGCGGAAGTCAGAAGAAGAGAGAGATGTTACCAGTGTAAAAAGTCACAATATCtaacattaatttttaatcataaaaatattgccaGATATGGAgtgtacaaaattatttcaacacTTCCCCTTACACTACATATTCATTTTGCTCTGCTACCATAAACAATATCagataaacaatacataatcAACATATTACAATTGTTTTACATTCATCTGACCTATAAAATCCTTATGCTTGGAAGCTGATAAAGGTTTTGTTAAAACGTCCGCTACCATCATATTAGTGGGAAGATAATTCACattaatgtagtttttacttattaaatctttaatgaaatggtatcTTACGTCTATATGTTTTGTTCGTTTATGACAATCCTTAGTTGTTAACATTTTAATGGCACTCTGGTTATCATTTCTTaattcacatttaaaatatttaccagtTAACTCGAACAAAAAATTCCTTACAAACATTACGTCTTTACAAGCATTACTCATTGATATATATTCAGCCTCTGTACTTGACATTGCCACACAACGCTGTTTTCTACTTTCCCAATTAATAGTATTTCCTcccaatttaattacaaaaccaGAAAATGACTTTCTGTCAGTTGGGTCATTCGCCCAATCCGCATCTGCAAAAGCTTCCAGATCaagattcttattatttttcaaaaataacaaaccatGATCAATTGTACCCTTAAGATAACGAAGGACCCTCTTGGCAGCCAACCAATgacttttattgaaattattattaaattgacTTAATAAACTACAACAATAAGAAATATCAGGTCTTGTGcatacatttaaatacattaaactaCCAACAAGTTCTCGATATTTCAAATCACATTCAGAGttatcattattaaaattttcaaacttCTCATTAATTTGCATTGGTATAGAAACACTATTCGCATCTAACATTCCAAATTTAGATAGCAATTTCTTGATGTACTCAGATTGTTTCAACAATATTGTACCTTTTATTCTATCTCTGTGTACACTTATGCCCAGACAATTCTTTACTGGTCCTAAATtcttaatattaaagtttttacttaaaatatcaATGATACATGATTTTTCCTTACAacaattactaaaaataaaaaaatcgtcaaCATAAAGGGCTAaaattgtcaaattttt
Coding sequences:
- the LOC124633555 gene encoding B9 domain-containing protein 1 translates to MKDSDITKFLVSFTGQIEYVTFPGGIFDDQLYVQFETVWGPDWEPVSGLISGTSQMARSGVDPERVVLNLPLDMVFSSTNVSGWPQLIVTVRAQNTISGDALRGYSLFLMPPTTGQSLTSAPLVRPQAATLLGDWLAWITGRYPELADPKMLASGKDNYLLRTESCGTVTVSLSMVSKDLRKLGYDNQPPACKTVSDHA